In one window of Henckelia pumila isolate YLH828 chromosome 1, ASM3356847v2, whole genome shotgun sequence DNA:
- the LOC140876238 gene encoding early light-induced protein 2, chloroplastic-like gives MATGMQVICGGGLSSRIAGLSQFAPLRCNVSYFKKDLKFRTIRSKLADQNGGDVGEEKERAAVPVPPQVFSTPPPPPQPEESTKATDIMAFNGPAAERINGRLAMLGFTTAIAVELTRGQDIFSQIQSGGYKWFIGTTILFSIASLVPLFKGVSADSKSRPGGLMSSDAELWNGRLAMVGLVALAYTEYLKGGPLV, from the exons ATGGCAACAGGGATGCAAGTGATCTGCGGAGGTGGCTTGAGTTCAAGAATCGCTGGTTTGAGCCAGTTTGCTCCTTTGAGATGTAATGTTTCATATTTTAAAAAGGACTTGAAGTTCAGAACAATTCGAAGCAAGCTGGCAGATCAG AATGGTGGTGATGTTGGTGAAGAGAAAGAAAGGGCAGCCGTTCCAGTTCCGCCACAGGTGTTTTCAactccgccgccgccgccacaACCTGAG GAGAGCACCAAGGCGACAGACATCATGGCCTTCAACGGGCCTGCGGCGGAGAGGATCAATGGCCGCCTAGCCATGCTCGGATTCACGACCGCCATTGCAGTGGAATTAACCAGAGGACAGGACATCTTCTCACAGATACAAAGCGGGGGTTACAAGTGGTTCATCGGGACGACTATTCTGTTCTCTATCGCATCTCTTGTCCCGTTGTTTAAAGGCGTAAGCGCGGATTCGAAATCGAGACCGGGTGGGTTGATGTCGTCGGACGCAGAGCTATGGAATGGGAGGCTTGCCATGGTGGGGCTGGTGGCTTTGGCATACACGGAGTATTTGAAGGGAGGACCCCTTGTgtaa